GGAGCACGGGCTGGTCATGACAGGCGGATCGGACTTTCACGGCTGGCGGGGAGAGGAGCCTTTTCATGCGATGCTCGGCTCCCATACAGCGGGCTATGACGCGGTGGAGGAGCTGCGCAGGCTGGCGAGAGAGCGTGCGCAGGCGGGGAAGTGAGGGTGCACAGGCCCGGTTAGCGAGCCTGTACAGCCCGGCGAGCGGAAGCTGCTTCACACGTAGTGGCGCAGACAAAAAGGCGCGACCGCACCTACCACCTCTTGGAGTCATCCGCTTCGCGGCGCTTTTTGTCGAGATAGATCTGGTTGTCGATGCTGTAAACATGGCCGATGGCGGTCAGGATGGTCATCAGGAAAAAAATCAGCCCGTACGCCAGCATAAACCTGTCGGTGGCAAAGCAGACGACGATCGCGATCAACAGGAGAAGGAGCAGGGTCCATACGATCTTTTTCATGGATATCCTCCATTTCTGGTACTGACTGCGCGCGGAAGCTAACATCTCGTTGCCAGGGAAATACTAAGGAATGTATGTATTTGGTAGTACGCGAATAAAATGGATTGGTTTCATTTGCCGCCTTTTTGGCAATGATAAACCCCTGCAGAGGCTAACCTCGAAAAAGGCTGGCCTCGCAGGGGTTTTTGACGTGTATGCCTGTTTTTTTTCGTTTAGTTGCTCGTATCGGTCAAACTCTTTTCCATCGAGACATGCTCGATCCCGGCTTCTTCAAACAGGGGACCGACGGGGTGGTAGCCGAGCTTTTCATAGAAGCGCTGGGCGTGGGTCTGAGCATTCAGCTTCAGCTTTTGGTAGCCCAGTTTTTGCGCGCTCTCCTCCAGCACTTGCATCAGGAGGCGGCCCAGGCCTGTGCCCCGCTCGCTGCTCGCGACGGCGACCCGTTCCACTTTGCCGGTGCCGGGAGCGTACGGACGGAGGCGGCTCGCCCCGACCGGCTGTCCCTCGCGGTAGGCGACAAAATGAGCCGTGCCGGAGCCGATGCGGTCGTGCTCGTCAATCTCGATCGCTTCCGGGACCTGCTGCTCGACGATAAAAACGGCGCGGCGGACGGAGAGGGCATCGCGAAGCTGCTGCTCCGTCTCTACTCGTTGGAGCGTGTAGAGCGAGCTGCTCGGGGCTGCGGGCTTCTCTGTCTGTTCTGAATTGAGTTTGTTCATCGGTACTCTTCCTTTCGCGTGTACGGGGTAGAAGAAAAGGAAAAGACCCTTCCATAGAGGAGGAAGGGTGTGGGTTCATATCTTCCGCTCTTACTTTTTCAGCAGGAAGGTCTGATGGACGCTCCACATACCGTCTTCCAGTTCGTACACAAGATGGAAACGGTCAATGTCGGAGGTCAGATCAAACTTCACCATGCTGAGCTGTCCGGTGATGTCGCGCAGCTCGTCGTTGGAGAGGTCGCGTCCAATCGTGAGATGCGGCACGAACGCATAGGTCTCTTTTTCCTGGACCACCTTTTCCACGATCTTTTTGTGGAGCTCCTCGAACGGTTCCTTGTTCTGGATGGCGAGATAGATCACATTGGTCGTCGGATGGAAAGACGACACGCGGTGGAAGTGCGCAGTAAAGCTGTCTGTCGAGTTGGCGACCAGCTCCAAATGACTGATTAGATGAGGGAGCTGGGATTCATCAAGTTCAAACGCCTCTTTCAGGCGGATATACGGCGGAATCAACGAGTACGCCGGATCGTAGCGTTTACGGTATGAATTGGCCACTTCCTGCACTTTGCTGGACGGAAAAACGACGATACTGTACTTCAAGCGAATCCCTCCTCTATCTTCAAGATCATGGTCTTTTCGCAAAAACGAATAACGTTATTTTAACAGAAAATTCTCCATTTGTGTAATGTTATGCGCCGGCCTGTATATTCCTGCCCGCTGGGGACAGACTGTTAAGGAACAGGGAGGTGCGATATTCGAACGTGAAAACAGCCATGATGATCATCTTTATTTTTCTTGTTCTTCTTCTGCTGTCCCTCCTTACCTTTTCCCTCATCACCGCGATTCGCAAAACCGAATTCGACGAGGCGCTCGTCTCCCCGGGAAAAGAGGAAGGTCCTCAGGAAGAACAGACAAGGTAAGTTTACCCGAAAAGGGCAAGAAGAATGCGCCTGAGGTTTGCTTGCCAAAAGCCCCAAGCATGGTCACCCGCAAAGGTCTCATAGGCC
This sequence is a window from Brevibacillus composti. Protein-coding genes within it:
- a CDS encoding GNAT family N-acetyltransferase, whose amino-acid sequence is MNKLNSEQTEKPAAPSSSLYTLQRVETEQQLRDALSVRRAVFIVEQQVPEAIEIDEHDRIGSGTAHFVAYREGQPVGASRLRPYAPGTGKVERVAVASSERGTGLGRLLMQVLEESAQKLGYQKLKLNAQTHAQRFYEKLGYHPVGPLFEEAGIEHVSMEKSLTDTSN
- a CDS encoding 2'-5' RNA ligase family protein, which codes for MKYSIVVFPSSKVQEVANSYRKRYDPAYSLIPPYIRLKEAFELDESQLPHLISHLELVANSTDSFTAHFHRVSSFHPTTNVIYLAIQNKEPFEELHKKIVEKVVQEKETYAFVPHLTIGRDLSNDELRDITGQLSMVKFDLTSDIDRFHLVYELEDGMWSVHQTFLLKK